AGACCCGCCGATTAAGTCGATGACGGCAAATCGCGGGCCCCTTTTCGTTCACGTGATCGTCTATTGTCTGCCGGTCATTATCGTTTGCGTGGGAATTGTCGTCGTCATAGCAACAATTTGCGTAAGGGACGATTCGAGAGTGATTGTGTTTCAATGGACGCACCCGGAAGCTAGCCCGTCAGACGCTTACGCCCGTCAAAAATACGTTGCCGTTCGGTTCTTACCGATATCAATGCTGTTTGTTATCTTGACGGTGCCGATGGTTGTGTTCAGCTTTTGGCAACAAGTGGTTCCGGAGAGAACTCATCGCATGGTCAACATTGAGAACATTCTTTTCCGACTATTGTTtctcaatagttgtttcagtTACGTCGCCTATCTGTTTTCTATGGACTGGTTACGGCGGGAAATTCGCGACATCGTCTGCAAATCTACGGTTTATACTTACGACGAAGGCGTCGAGGTGACGCAGGTTTGAATGAAACTTTCTCGACCATACTATCGTCTAGAATTTGTGCGATGGGTTTGGATGACGTAATAGAGATGATTGCACGCCTCTAGCTTTGTCTAGCTTCACAATTACAACTTCAGAAATTGTAATTGTGATTTTGATGCTTCGTGTCCATTCATTGTGTGTAGTCATATATGATATTACGAATAAATTACTgctaatgattttgaaaagtgTTCGGATTCTTTTCCATGAACACGAATCAATGTCTACCTACCCTGCAAGATTTCGCAATATACAGACTGGGCTCAACCCTTCAGAAGTTCGACTCTTCCGGACAATTGGGCCGAGGAAGGATGGCGACCTCTAGCCACCACAGGGCCCGGTtcgacagttgtgagttagagttaactcttgagttaaaatcagttcattttcaatgtttcaactctagagtcaaatttaactcgcaactgtggaactgggtcctgtagtTTATAATGTCTTCCTGAGCCTAATAGAGCTACTATTTCTAGGAGGCAACTGCCTACTGCTAAATACGACCCCGTGAATACTGTAGGTTAACGCCAATGATTAATACCAGTAATCAGCACGACCTCTGAGTGAGAAAATCATTACATATCAAGTTATCGATGAGGAAAACATACTCTGGATGAGATGTAAATTACACCTTTTCCCattcaaaaaaaaactttttgtgaGATCAACTTCCATATTTTCGCTACGAAACCGATAATTGAAATGGAATCCGACTTCGATTTCTTTTACCCAAATATTTTATGATCCGAgccaatgaaatatataatataccgGTTTACGAACAGCGAAATACAATCATGAGTTCGTCTATGAGATACGGGAATGAATCGACCAGCAGCACAGCGCAGCTACTGGAGGTAGATTGCGCGTACAGCACCGATGGATTCTTCATGGCTATCGTTCGACTCACCGGTGGAACTGTAATAACTTTGATGGGAattattttgaacattttcaatatcataatATTGCGAAAGCAACCTGTGATTTCTATATCGATCCAATTAATCATATACCTCGCCTACACAGATATCGTGTTTTTAATATGCCGCGGTATCCGCGAACCGCTGCGATACTGGGTCGGCTGGGCGGTCGAGGGAGACTTCATCTTCCGACAGAAGGTCCGCCTGTATCCGCAATACCGGCATATACCGGAAATCCATTATGTGCAACCGGATATATATTTGTCGATTAATTTTCTACGCTACGCGACGCATGTGTCGCGTAACTGGCTGACCGTTCTAATCAGTGTCGAGAGATTCTTATCACTCGCGTTCCCGTTTTACGCGCGCGCCAAAATAACTAAACGACGAGTCTTATGCGCGCATATTTTAACGTCTATGATCATATCGTCTGTTTATCTGCCGCATATTTACGGTCTGGCCCATTACACCGATGTCACTGGTTATGATACGTGTAACGGTCGACCCGTTAGAGGAATGTTACATACGTTTAATATTTGGGATCGATGGCTATCGATTAGTTACACGTATTTGAATCCGGCGATCAAAGAAGTTTTACCTTTCACCATTATcgccattttgaatatctaCATCGTCGGAAAAGTTCGCCGAATTTCgcgaaatcagaaaaaaatgacggcgaaagaaaatgaattcgtAGATTCTATGAAGGCCGTCCGTTTGACTGTAGCCATTTCAGTTGTATTTTTGGTATTTGAACTGCCCAGTTCGTTTCAAAGTTATCAAAAATTTATCGGACTTTTCGTCGATATACCGAAAATACGTTATCACGGACCGACGAAAAATGTTCAGAGATTTTTCGCCGAGTTGTTTCCGATCGCGGACTCGTCGGCgaattttgttatttattgtttggTGAACAAACAGTTTAGACAAACGGCAAAAAAACTACTGAATAGACGATaggtggggggggggtgtgAATGAAAAATAGATCGTAATTCAACTATGAAAAAATGACCGAGGAAAATTAAATGATCCATTAAAATGCACaggtcccagttccacagttgtgagttagagttagttcattttcaatgagttaactcaagagttaaatcaactatgaaaaaatggccaaggaaaattaAATCATCCATCGGCTGGAAATTCACTTTATTCGTATACGAAGGTGACCCACTAGTTAAGCGGAATGAATCGATTCATTTCCATTTTCCCGACAAATACGTGTTTATCTTGAATCACACAGATAACTGATCAGTAAGACTTGTTtggctttttttctaaaggtttcattcgttgcgcaataaacaaaGAAATTTACGGACGAGTCGAAAACGCTGAGCAGAATTCCTACTTTGCGGATGACCATTCGTTCATCTTCAGATAAACTATTACTTATTCCAAACGCTCTATGGAAGTAATGTAAAAATCGATCTAAAGATGCCGggatttcaaatataaaatacatcaatacaatcaagagaaccatttttaatattttcaattcagcgGATGTATTTTGAGTTTTCTCACTGGTCGTCGCTGCGTCCGCGTGAAATTGTTTCTTCCGATTTCGTTTTCTAAATATCATGACTCCAAACAAAGTTATATTTAACGCTACTAAGACGTTAAACGGGACAAGTACACACATGAACATATAGGTCCTAAAAGTGAAGTCATACGCGTAAGTGAACTGATAATTAAACggagttttagtttttttgGCTCCAAACGCTCCCATTGTGAATAATCCCTGAACACAAGGATCCGTAGTCCTTCCGGGTAGATAACGTGGAAAATAATGCGGCCAGTAACAAACTGCAGAAAACAATGCGTTGAAAACCGAtagagaaataatttgttttctgttcCAGAATCGTCTAAAATACAGCGGACTCACGACAACCAGGAGTCTTTCAAAACTTAATATCACAACGGCCCAATTTCTGGCCGTTTGAAATGTATAGAATAATGGTAGCGCCCATATTATAATTTCGTGTCCAAAAAACCAATCATCGTAACGACTGAGAAGATTATAGGAGCTGACATCGATAATGATAAGACGAAATGGATAAAGCAGAAACACTGATAGTAGAAACAATAAATCAAACCAGGCAAGAATTATTATAGTTTGATAAGTGGAGCGACCGATCTTTCTGAATATAAAAATAGAAACAGAGTTCAGAATGATGCCCAAAAGTGAAGCCGATGAATATCCGAAACGATAAATGTTGACACTAAACACGTAATCCCATCGAGCTGGTGGATAAACACATTTAGGAGACTCGGTCGTTGTCATCGTGGACGTGAGTTTTGATGTAAAGTTCATATCTTAAcagcagcaccagcatcagcaccagcaccaccaGCATCAGCAACCGGCGAATAACAAGAGATACTTCAGACCGCTATCAACTCTCTTCAATGGTGCAATTACGCATGT
This sequence is a window from Tubulanus polymorphus chromosome 9, tnTubPoly1.2, whole genome shotgun sequence. Protein-coding genes within it:
- the LOC141910606 gene encoding sex peptide receptor-related protein 2-like gives rise to the protein MSSSMRYGNESTSSTAQLLEVDCAYSTDGFFMAIVRLTGGTVITLMGIILNIFNIIILRKQPVISISIQLIIYLAYTDIVFLICRGIREPLRYWVGWAVEGDFIFRQKVRLYPQYRHIPEIHYVQPDIYLSINFLRYATHVSRNWLTVLISVERFLSLAFPFYARAKITKRRVLCAHILTSMIISSVYLPHIYGLAHYTDVTGYDTCNGRPVRGMLHTFNIWDRWLSISYTYLNPAIKEVLPFTIIAILNIYIVGKVRRISRNQKKMTAKENEFVDSMKAVRLTVAISVVFLVFELPSSFQSYQKFIGLFVDIPKIRYHGPTKNVQRFFAELFPIADSSANFVIYCLVNKQFRQTAKKLLNRR